CCGGTCGCCGATCTGGGCGCACGAGCCGACCAGGGCGTGGGAATCGATCATCGCACCGCGGCCGACGTACGCCCCCGTGTTCACGTAGCACGGCGGCATGAGCACGGTGCCCGGACCCACGTGCGCTCCGCGCCTCACGGCGCTGCCGCCCGGAACGAGCCGCACGCCGGGCATCGTGCCGATCCCTCTCGGAGGAAGGAGATCCTTGTCGCGCGAGCCGAGCGGACCGGCGGGGGGATACCTGAGGTCCTTCGAGACCCGGAACGCGAGGAGCAGCCCTTTCTTGACCCAGGGGTGCACCGTCCAGCCGCCCGACCCGTCGGGAGTCGCGGCCCGCACCCGGCCCTCCTCGAGAAGATCGAGCAGCCTTTCGACCGCTTCGCGGGCGGATCGAAGATCGGGGCGCCGCTCGCCGGCGAGCCGCTCGATCGCGGCTTTCAGATCCTCGTGGCCGGACACCGGGGCTTCA
The genomic region above belongs to Acidobacteriota bacterium and contains:
- a CDS encoding 2,3,4,5-tetrahydropyridine-2,6-dicarboxylate N-succinyltransferase, producing MSGHEDLKAAIERLAGERRPDLRSAREAVERLLDLLEEGRVRAATPDGSGGWTVHPWVKKGLLLAFRVSKDLRYPPAGPLGSRDKDLLPPRGIGTMPGVRLVPGGSAVRRGAHVGPGTVLMPPCYVNTGAYVGRGAMIDSHALVGSCAQIGDRVHLAAGAQIGGVLEPPGAAPVIVEEDCFVGALAGLFEGVRVRRGAVIGAGVVLTASTPLYDLGEERILRAGSDGVLSVPERAVVVAA